In one window of Deinococcus terrestris DNA:
- a CDS encoding SDR family NAD(P)-dependent oxidoreductase codes for MDFQNKIIVVTGAASGIGLALATRFRQEGATVIASDLNAETGAQKAAEIGARFVPANVAREEDIQALIADVLGQEGRIDLFCSNAGIAIGEGPETPDKQWDLIHRVNVMSHVWAARHLLPYYLERGEGYFLNTASAAGLLTELHSAPYAVTKHAALAFAEWLAITYGDRGVKVSALCPEGVWTPMIQNAPILQQTAITTDELVEKALEVLRRDGFLITTHPTTLQSFQKKAADYDGWIGGMRRLREKAMALLAGKHAFDGDTPRTEGHP; via the coding sequence ATGGACTTCCAGAACAAGATCATCGTCGTCACCGGCGCCGCCTCTGGCATCGGCCTCGCGCTCGCCACGCGCTTCAGGCAGGAGGGCGCGACCGTCATCGCCTCTGACCTCAACGCGGAAACGGGCGCCCAGAAAGCCGCCGAGATCGGCGCCCGCTTCGTCCCCGCGAACGTGGCGAGGGAAGAGGACATCCAGGCCCTGATCGCGGACGTGCTGGGGCAGGAAGGCCGCATCGACCTGTTCTGCTCGAACGCCGGAATCGCCATCGGCGAGGGGCCGGAGACGCCCGACAAGCAGTGGGACCTGATTCACCGGGTCAACGTGATGAGCCACGTCTGGGCCGCCCGACACCTGCTGCCGTACTACCTGGAGCGCGGCGAGGGCTACTTCCTGAACACGGCGTCGGCGGCGGGATTGCTCACCGAACTGCACTCGGCCCCCTACGCGGTGACCAAGCACGCGGCGCTGGCGTTTGCCGAGTGGCTGGCGATCACCTACGGGGACCGGGGGGTCAAGGTGTCGGCCCTCTGCCCGGAGGGGGTCTGGACGCCGATGATCCAGAACGCGCCTATCCTCCAGCAGACGGCGATCACGACGGACGAACTCGTCGAGAAGGCGCTGGAGGTGCTGCGGCGGGACGGCTTCCTGATCACCACGCACCCGACCACCCTCCAGTCCTTCCAGAAGAAGGCCGCCGACTACGACGGCTGGATCGGCGGAATGCGGAGGTTGCGCGAGAAGGCGATGGCATTGCTGGCCGGGAAGCACGCCTTCGACGGCGATACGCCCCGGACCGAGGGCCATCCGTGA
- a CDS encoding acyl-CoA dehydrogenase family protein, with protein sequence MFDTSPRTADLHARLTAFMDEHIYPNEAEFHRQVNEGNRWEHVQLIEDLKPRARAQGLWNLFLPPASDPDGKFGPGLTNLDYAPLCEVMGRVWWAPEVFNCNAPDTGNMEVLARYGTPEQQEQWLVPLLNGEIRSAFSMTEPEVASSDATNIQASITRDGDEYVINARKWWTSGAGDPRCAVSIFMGKTDPNAERHLQQSMILIPMDAPGVTTERMLTVFGYDDAPHGHAEMTFEDVRVPASSILLGEGRGFEIAQGRLGPGRIHHCMRLIGQAERALELMVERAGQRVAFGKPLAAHQHVREAIAHSRMEIDQARLLTLQAAHMMDTMGNKAARGQIAAIKVVAPNVALRVIDRAIQVFGGAGVSQDTPLAMMYAQARTLRLADGPDIVHTETVAKEELRRQGVDLRRR encoded by the coding sequence ATGTTCGACACGTCCCCCCGCACCGCCGACCTCCACGCCCGCCTGACCGCCTTCATGGACGAGCACATCTACCCCAACGAGGCCGAGTTCCACCGCCAGGTGAACGAGGGCAACCGCTGGGAGCATGTCCAACTCATCGAGGACCTCAAGCCGAGGGCGCGGGCGCAGGGCCTCTGGAACCTCTTCCTGCCGCCCGCCAGCGACCCGGACGGCAAGTTCGGCCCCGGCCTGACCAACCTCGACTACGCCCCCCTGTGCGAGGTGATGGGCCGGGTGTGGTGGGCGCCCGAGGTCTTCAACTGCAACGCGCCCGACACCGGCAACATGGAGGTTCTGGCCCGCTACGGCACCCCCGAGCAGCAGGAGCAGTGGCTCGTGCCCCTCCTGAACGGCGAGATTCGCTCCGCCTTCTCCATGACCGAGCCGGAGGTGGCGTCGAGCGACGCGACGAACATCCAGGCCAGCATCACCCGCGACGGCGACGAGTACGTCATCAACGCCCGCAAGTGGTGGACGAGCGGGGCGGGCGACCCCCGCTGCGCCGTCAGCATCTTTATGGGCAAGACGGACCCGAATGCCGAGCGCCACCTCCAGCAGTCCATGATCCTGATCCCGATGGACGCGCCGGGCGTGACCACCGAGCGGATGCTGACCGTCTTCGGCTACGACGACGCGCCACACGGCCACGCCGAGATGACCTTCGAGGACGTGCGGGTGCCTGCCTCCTCCATCCTGCTGGGTGAGGGCCGGGGCTTCGAGATCGCGCAGGGGCGGCTGGGGCCGGGCCGCATCCACCACTGCATGAGGCTGATCGGGCAGGCCGAGCGGGCGCTGGAACTGATGGTGGAACGGGCGGGGCAGCGGGTCGCGTTCGGCAAGCCGCTTGCCGCGCATCAGCACGTGCGGGAGGCCATCGCGCACAGCCGCATGGAGATCGACCAGGCCCGGCTGCTGACCCTGCAAGCCGCGCACATGATGGACACCATGGGCAACAAGGCCGCGCGGGGCCAGATCGCCGCGATCAAGGTGGTCGCGCCCAACGTCGCCCTGCGCGTCATCGACCGCGCCATTCAGGTGTTCGGTGGCGCGGGCGTCAGCCAGGACACGCCCCTCGCCATGATGTACGCCCAGGCCCGCACCCTGCGCCTCGCGGACGGCCCCGACATCGTGCATACCGAGACGGTGGCGAAGGAGGAGTTGCGGCGGCAGGGCGTGGACCTGCGGCGGCGCTAG
- a CDS encoding SMP-30/gluconolactonase/LRE family protein, with protein MRFRTVLGLALGAGLGWLLLAPTRVRPVAWEGPGLTPSRTGGPYADNGRLNTAELFAPVPGHTSPESVAVDAQGRLYSGFGGGAIVRFQPDGTRPEVVANTGGRPLGLRFHPDGSLLVADALRGLLRVRLDGGEVDVLATEAEGVPFRFTDDLDVDRAGRFVYFTDASSKYGWPHELLDLLEHGGHGRVLRHDLEMGETVVLARGLNFPNGVTLGPDEAYLLVTETGGPKVHRLWLVGEKAGTLEVFADYLPGYPDNVRFDGVGTFWVALPSRRSPLLDATARQPWLRRVAARIAERAKLPLPEESMLVALNLEGRPVAFAQGSGPQSYGYITQVLPHGDHLILSSLHGETLARVPLSRVRP; from the coding sequence ATGAGATTCCGCACCGTCCTCGGCCTGGCCCTCGGCGCGGGTCTGGGTTGGCTGCTGCTCGCGCCCACGCGGGTACGCCCGGTGGCGTGGGAGGGACCGGGCCTGACCCCCTCGCGCACGGGCGGGCCGTATGCGGACAATGGGCGGCTGAACACCGCTGAGTTGTTTGCCCCGGTTCCCGGTCACACCTCGCCCGAGTCGGTGGCGGTGGACGCCCAGGGCCGCCTCTACAGCGGCTTCGGCGGCGGAGCCATCGTCCGTTTCCAGCCGGACGGCACCCGGCCCGAGGTCGTGGCGAACACGGGCGGGCGGCCCCTCGGCCTGCGCTTTCACCCGGACGGCTCGCTCCTCGTCGCGGACGCGCTGCGCGGGTTACTGCGGGTGCGGCTGGATGGGGGAGAGGTAGACGTGCTCGCCACCGAAGCGGAGGGCGTCCCCTTCCGCTTTACTGACGATCTCGACGTGGACCGGGCCGGGCGTTTCGTCTACTTCACCGACGCGTCGAGCAAGTACGGGTGGCCGCACGAACTCCTCGACCTGCTGGAGCACGGCGGGCACGGGCGGGTGCTGCGGCATGACCTGGAGATGGGCGAGACGGTCGTGCTGGCGCGGGGGCTGAATTTCCCCAACGGGGTCACGCTGGGGCCGGACGAGGCGTATCTACTCGTCACCGAGACGGGCGGCCCAAAGGTTCACCGCCTGTGGCTGGTGGGCGAGAAGGCCGGGACGCTGGAAGTCTTCGCTGACTACCTCCCCGGCTATCCCGACAACGTGCGCTTCGACGGAGTGGGGACCTTCTGGGTCGCCCTGCCCAGCCGCCGCTCGCCGCTGCTGGACGCCACCGCGCGTCAGCCCTGGCTGCGGCGGGTCGCCGCCCGGATTGCCGAACGCGCCAAGCTCCCTCTTCCTGAGGAGTCCATGCTCGTCGCCTTGAACTTGGAAGGCCGCCCGGTCGCCTTCGCGCAGGGGAGCGGGCCGCAGAGTTACGGGTACATCACCCAGGTCCTGCCCCACGGCGACCACCTCATCCTGAGTTCGCTGCACGGCGAGACGCTGGCCCGCGTGCCGCTCTCGCGGGTGCGCCCGTGA
- a CDS encoding AbrB/MazE/SpoVT family DNA-binding domain-containing protein gives MRKRLTTVGKSRAVILPKELLELYGFSEEVEIEPVEGGLILRPARRGMSFEEAADKLFAEKDDLLERLSKA, from the coding sequence ATGCGAAAGCGTCTCACCACCGTCGGAAAATCGCGGGCGGTCATCCTTCCCAAGGAACTCCTGGAGCTGTACGGCTTCAGCGAAGAAGTGGAAATAGAGCCGGTTGAGGGGGGATTGATTCTTCGCCCGGCCAGACGGGGGATGAGCTTTGAGGAAGCCGCCGACAAGCTGTTTGCGGAAAAGGATGACCTGCTGGAGCGCCTAAGCAAGGCATGA
- a CDS encoding type II toxin-antitoxin system death-on-curing family toxin, with protein sequence MTVYLTPEQVTALHDRALARHGGPSGIRDPGTLASALAQPAMEAFGMQLYPSLLEKAAAYLFFLARNHAFVDGNKRTAYAATAVFLSINGAELDGPDDAVFALVLDTAQGKHPDPRAVADALRPLVALP encoded by the coding sequence ATGACGGTCTACCTCACGCCCGAGCAGGTGACCGCGCTGCATGACCGGGCGCTGGCCCGTCACGGAGGCCCGTCCGGAATCCGCGACCCTGGAACGCTCGCTTCGGCGCTCGCGCAACCCGCAATGGAGGCGTTTGGGATGCAGCTCTACCCTTCGCTCCTGGAGAAGGCTGCGGCCTATCTCTTCTTCCTGGCCCGAAACCATGCCTTCGTCGACGGCAATAAGCGCACCGCCTACGCGGCGACGGCCGTCTTTCTGTCCATCAACGGCGCCGAACTGGACGGGCCTGACGACGCCGTATTCGCGCTGGTACTGGACACCGCTCAGGGAAAGCATCCTGACCCCAGAGCCGTCGCCGACGCTCTTCGGCCTCTCGTGGCCCTTCCGTAG
- a CDS encoding MaoC family dehydratase encodes MHLNDLRARLGGELALSEWITVSQEMVDQFADATGDHQFIHVDPVRAAQTPFGGPVAHGFLTLSLLAGHFMTGGGFPPLDGVRMVVNYGLNRVRFIAPVPVGSRLRNRAVLLNVEDGAGFAQLTVANTIEIEGSEKPAATAETVMRVYL; translated from the coding sequence ATGCACCTTAACGACCTCCGCGCCCGCCTCGGCGGGGAACTCGCCCTCTCGGAATGGATCACCGTCTCGCAGGAGATGGTGGATCAGTTCGCTGACGCGACGGGCGACCATCAGTTCATCCATGTGGACCCCGTGCGGGCCGCGCAGACGCCCTTCGGCGGCCCGGTCGCGCATGGCTTCCTGACGCTCTCGCTGCTGGCCGGGCACTTCATGACCGGGGGCGGCTTCCCGCCACTGGACGGGGTGCGGATGGTCGTGAACTACGGCCTCAACCGCGTCCGTTTCATCGCCCCCGTACCCGTCGGCAGCCGCCTGCGAAACCGCGCCGTCCTGCTGAACGTCGAGGACGGCGCCGGATTCGCCCAACTCACCGTCGCCAACACCATCGAGATCGAGGGCAGTGAAAAACCCGCCGCGACCGCCGAAACCGTGATGCGGGTGTACCTGTGA
- a CDS encoding macro domain-containing protein codes for MTLTYVTGDATEPGGTGPRLLVHVCNDIGAWGRGFVLALSKRFPEPEKAYKDWAARKTGHPFELGEVQFVEVEPDLTVANLIGQHDIARKNRLTERPPVRYEAIRTGLKRVREEAERTGATVHMPRIGAGVAGGDWAVIAPIIEEELAAHGIAVTVYDLPTVTTGVES; via the coding sequence ATGACATTGACCTACGTCACAGGGGACGCGACCGAGCCGGGGGGTACAGGCCCGCGCCTGCTGGTTCACGTCTGCAACGACATCGGGGCCTGGGGCCGAGGCTTCGTACTGGCCTTGTCGAAACGTTTCCCCGAACCTGAAAAGGCCTACAAGGATTGGGCGGCTAGGAAGACAGGTCACCCCTTTGAGCTGGGAGAAGTTCAGTTCGTGGAGGTCGAGCCTGACTTGACGGTGGCGAACCTGATCGGTCAACACGACATCGCCCGGAAAAATCGACTCACAGAGCGGCCCCCGGTGCGCTACGAAGCCATCCGCACAGGACTGAAACGGGTCCGTGAGGAGGCTGAACGGACTGGGGCAACCGTTCACATGCCGCGCATCGGTGCAGGTGTGGCGGGTGGTGACTGGGCCGTGATCGCCCCCATCATTGAGGAGGAATTGGCCGCCCACGGCATAGCGGTGACGGTTTACGACCTCCCCACCGTCACGACGGGAGTGGAATCATGA
- a CDS encoding PaaI family thioesterase, which yields MTALEGPQAVAFAQGVLDSQPFSVLVGARVEHMAPDGVVVRVPFRTDLTQHHGFAHGGVQAALADIALTFMGAAALGPSVLTSEFKINFLRPGVGEALVARGSVVSATRRQAVTRCDIFAVQGGKEKLVATALGTIVVADVAPAGGGT from the coding sequence GTGACCGCGTTGGAGGGACCGCAGGCGGTCGCCTTCGCCCAGGGCGTGCTGGATTCACAGCCGTTCAGCGTGCTCGTCGGGGCGCGGGTGGAGCACATGGCTCCCGACGGGGTGGTCGTGCGGGTGCCCTTCCGCACCGACCTGACCCAGCACCACGGCTTCGCGCACGGGGGCGTGCAGGCGGCGCTGGCCGACATCGCCCTTACCTTCATGGGAGCGGCGGCGCTCGGCCCCAGCGTGTTGACCTCCGAGTTCAAGATCAACTTCCTGCGCCCCGGCGTGGGTGAGGCCCTCGTCGCGCGGGGCAGCGTGGTGAGCGCGACCCGGCGGCAGGCGGTGACCCGCTGCGACATTTTCGCCGTACAGGGCGGCAAGGAAAAGCTCGTCGCCACCGCGCTGGGCACCATCGTCGTGGCAGATGTGGCCCCGGCGGGGGGTGGGACGTGA